A window from Deinococcus aquiradiocola encodes these proteins:
- a CDS encoding SPW repeat domain-containing protein: protein MSRKWEDWITLVAGMWLLVAPNALGFGNVARTDAMWVGALILLVGLWALLIPGSRAAEWSALLLGLGLFLAPWVLNFSGQGTPAWNAWVIGALVAVLSGVALPEASRLAHPLRTP, encoded by the coding sequence ATGAGTCGCAAATGGGAAGACTGGATCACACTGGTGGCCGGCATGTGGCTGCTCGTCGCCCCGAACGCCCTGGGGTTCGGCAATGTCGCCCGCACGGACGCCATGTGGGTCGGCGCCCTGATCCTGCTCGTCGGTCTGTGGGCCCTGCTGATCCCCGGCTCGCGCGCCGCCGAATGGTCCGCACTGCTGCTCGGCCTCGGCCTGTTCCTGGCGCCCTGGGTCCTGAACTTCAGCGGCCAGGGCACGCCCGCCTGGAACGCCTGGGTGATCGGCGCGCTGGTCGCGGTGCTGTCCGGTGTGGCCCTGCCCGAAGCGTCCAGGCTCGCCCACCCGCTCCGGACGCCCTGA